A single region of the Epinephelus moara isolate mb chromosome 12, YSFRI_EMoa_1.0, whole genome shotgun sequence genome encodes:
- the LOC126398542 gene encoding protein LEG1 homolog, whose amino-acid sequence MMCAVVLGLLLACAVSLSSSAPVLDNGMPLMWSQTVDQVSALPKQNDVVTPDPWTFVNRMSLYRLLIAATDPYMGCMGTNATDSPVWGLPLQLAWMKTSGRLADPTGATTCGLETGDASCISPQSWWSCVNYFVSALPFLSAAQQGLMGADVQVTMQVPEGVEGYCTTYTECAASYPDAMTKWDAFFQRASKHRDGPETWFICPLEYNGLISDSAILARAT is encoded by the exons ATGATGTGTGCAGTGGTCCTCGGCCTCCTCTTGGCATGCGCAGTGTCTCTTAGCAGCTCTGCTCCAGTCCTAGACAATGGCATGCCCCTCATGTGGTCGCAAACGGTCGACCAAGTGTCTGCCCTGCCGAAACAGAATGACGTGGTGACCCCCGACCCGTGGACATTCGTTAACCGAATGAGCCTTTACCGGCTGTTGATCGCTGCCACAGACCCGTATATGGGATGCATGGGGACAAACGCCACAGACAGTCCAGTGTGGGGACTGCCACTGCAGCTTGCATGGATGAAAACCTCAG GGCGTCTCGCTGATCCAACCGGTGCTACGACCTGCGGCCTGGAAACTGGAGATGCTTCGTGTATTTCTCCTCAGAGCTGGTGGTCCT GTGTGAACTACTTTGTGTCTGCTCTGCCCTTCCTGTCTGCTGCACAGCAAGGCCTGATGGGAGCAGATGTCCAG GTCACGATGCAGGTACCTGAAGGCGTCGAAGGCTATTGCACTACATATACCGAGTGTGCAGCGAGCTACCCTGACGCCATGACCAAGTGGGACGCCTTTTTCCAG AGAGCATCCAAACACAGAGATGGTCCGGAGACATGGTTCATCTGTCCATTAGAGTATAATGGACTCATATCAGACTCAGCCATCTTGGCCAGAGCCACATAA